A window from Rhea pennata isolate bPtePen1 chromosome 1, bPtePen1.pri, whole genome shotgun sequence encodes these proteins:
- the MLF2 gene encoding myeloid leukemia factor 2 yields MFRLMRDGEPEDPLFAMDPFAIHRQHMNRMLSGSFGFGPLLGITDGTTPGARQAGRRMQAGAVSPFGMLGMAGGFIDMFGMMNDMIGNMEHMTSGGNCQTFTSSTVISYSNLGDGPKVYQETSEMRSAPGGIRETRRTVRDSDSGLEQMSIGHHIRERAHIMQRSRNHRTGDQEERQDYINMDESDAAAFDDEWRRETSRFRPQRGLDYRRHEGSNGRRAEGTRLAIQGPEDSPSRQSRRYDW; encoded by the exons ATGTTCCGGTTAATGAGAGATGGCGAGCCAGAGGATCCCCTGTTTGCCAT GGACCCTTTTGCTATCCACCGGCAGCACATGAACCGCATGCTTTCTGGAAGTTTTGGATTTGGCCCACTGCTTGGAATCACTGATGGGACCACGCCTGGGGCTCGCCAGGCCGGTCGTAGGATGCAG GCCGGAGCTGTCTCACCTTTTGGAATGCTGGGCATG gcAGGTGGCTTCATAGATATGTTTGGAATGATGAATGACATGATTGGAAACATG gagCATATGACAAGTGGTGGCAACTGCCAGACATTTACCTCCTCAACTGTCATCTCCTATTCCAACCTGGGTGATGGGCCCAAAGTCTATCAAGAGACCTCAGAGATGCGTTCAGCACCTGGTGGG ATTCGTGAGACTAGACGGACTGTAAGGGATTCCGACAGTGGCCTGGAGCAAATGTCAATTGGGCACCACATTAGGGAGCGAGCCCACATCATGCAGCGATCCCGGAACCATCGTACAGGTGAccaggaggagaggcaggacTACATCAATATGGATGAAA GTGATGCAGCTGCATTTGATGATGAGTGGAGGCGAGAGACATCCCGTTTCCGGCCACAGCGAGGGCTGGATTATCGACGTCATGAAGGCAGCAATGGCCGCCGGGCTGAGGGGACTCGTCTTGCAATCCAGGGCCCTGAGGATTCTCCTTCCAGACAGTCCCGTCGGTATGACTGGTGA